cttagtacactgaggtaggaggattgccatgagtttgaggccatcatgggTCTACAGAGTAAgtgtcaggttagcctgggctacagtgagaccccgcctcaaaaaaaaagaaagaaagaaagagacaaggtgagagggctggagcaatggcttaacagttacggtatttgcctgcgaagcctaaggacctaggcttgattacccagtatccacataatctctttatacctctttctctctcaaataagtaaataaaattaaagaaagaaaaaagggactggagagatggttcggtggttaaagcacttgcttgcaaagcctggtgtcctgaattcagttccccaacaccacataaagacagatcacagggtggtgcatgcatctggagtttgttggcagcagcactaacatgtccattctctctttttattcatttacttatttattttggattttcaaggtagggtcttgctctagcccaggctgacctgaaagaattcactatgtagtcgtagTCTGCCCTtgcactcacagcagtcctactttGGGTCCCGgcctctctcttgaataaattaatccttttttttttttttttttttttttttttttttttttgaggtagacctCCCTGTAgttcatgcctggctttgttttattttttgagataaggttttgctctagcccaggctgaccgggaattcactatgtagtctcagtgtggcctcgagctcacggctaTCCTTAAATTAGtagttctttaaaaagttatttctgctgggtgtggtgatatacATTCCCTAAGTCCCAACACTTGAtaaacagaggtaagaggacttcCATGAGCTTGATactactctaagactacatagtgaattcccggtcagcctgggctagagtaagagtaagaccctgtctcgaaaaaccaaaaaaacaaaaacagaaaacaagaaaaaggaacaaaaacttttataaaacaaaatgataaggtttctatgttcttggattggagtATGCTTTGCATATTAATTGATATGGACAGGGATTACTTAGACCATAGGCAGGAGAGATCCACCTTGCAGGAGAGTTTTCTAACACAGCAGGCATGGAAGTCAGAGGAGTGTTCAGAAAAGCAAACCTTTTGTCTCATAACAGTGATGATAGTGTGTAAGCTGTGAGTGTGGTATTCTTTCTGTATCAGCTTCGTTCCAGGGCTCCTGGAGTAGATTTAGGCCCCTCATAGGTAAGGAAGACTTTCATTTTTTGTATGCCTAAAGTTTACCAGGGTTCTTTCCTTCCTGGAGTTTATAGCCTAGAACAGAATTAATGGCATGGAAATATGGCCAGTGGCTTTACACTACACTGAGTCGTATAGGGAGGTTAGGGAAGGCTTCCTAAAGGCCCTATGTGACCTGAAGAAAGACTGGACTCAGCCCAGTGAAGAGTATAAAAATATTCTATGGTTGTGTGTTGATCACAACGTTCAAGGGGAAAGGTGGCAAGACCATGTGCTGTAGTTTCCTGCACATTCGCTGCCACACCTGGGTGGGCTCCACTTGGATGAATTTGCTGGACTGCAGACTTACTGAGGTTTCTCTTATCTCCCAGCTTTTCCTTCATAGTGTTTTTGGCTATCGAGGTGTTGTCCTGTTTCCCTGGCAGGCCAGGCTGTATGACCGGGATGTAGCTTCTGCAGCTCCAGAAAAGTAAGTTTTCCTGTCATCCAGCTTGTTTTCTTCAAGAGGAGGCCTGACTCATGGCAGACCTGTATAATTGGGGCCTCAAGGGTAAAGACAGCATTCTAATGGGCTTTAAAAATAGCCCCAGAGTCCTTCTCTGATGCTGATATCCATGGAAACAAAAGTGCGTCAAATCCCCAGAATGGACTCCTACACTGCTCTCACCTTCTGTAATCAGTACCCCAGAGGACATTTTCGGGTTAGGACATTCTTGGTTTCTTGATGTCCCCTTTGACCCTTAATCTCAAACCATTACTGAAGTacattaaaagagaaaaggagggctggagagatggattagcggttaagatgtttgcctgcaaagccaaaggatcctggtttgactctctaggacccacatacgccagatgcataagggggcacatgtatctggagttcatttgcagtggctgaaggccctagcatgcccattctctctccctctctctgcctctgtctcactcactctcaaataaataaaataaaaataaagtttaaaaagagagagagagagaaaaggagggggctggagggatggcttaatggttaaggtgttttccagcaaagccataggacccaggttcgattccccagaatccatgttagctagatgcacaaagaggtgcacatgtctggagttcgtttacaatggctggaggccctggcgtgcccattctctctctctatctgcctctttctctctgtttgtcgctctcaaataaataaaaataaacaaaaaaaaaatttaaaagagattgagaggaggagggctggagagatggcccagctgttagggcacttgcttgcaaaacatcaATGACCCAAGTCCCTaataccatataaagccaggtgcacaaagtggcatatacatctctggagttcatttgtactggctagaggccctggcatgcccattctctctctatctctctctgcttgcaaataaataaataaatattttttaaaaaaaggagccaacatgcctttaatcccagcactcgggaggcagaggtagatggatcgctgtgagttcaaggctaccctgagactacttagggaattccaggccaaccgTGGCTACAgtgtaaccctaccttgaaaaaaaaaaaaattaaaaaagttgcCAGGGAtgcaggtgcatgcctttaatcccagcattcaagaggcagagggaggaggcttgctgtgagtttgaagccagcctgagactacagaggggattccaggtcagtctgggctagagtgagatcctactttgaaccctacccccaaatttttttaacttaaaaaaatagaaaaggaacagTTCCATTAAATAATCACAGACAGCCCCAAGATAGAGAAGTTCTTATGGCCATGGGGACTGAGGTGGCAATTGGATTCTTTCAACATGGCTCCCTTCCAGGAGGCATCCAGAGAGTAAGACAGTGCTAACTGCGTGGACCCTCCAGCCTCCATTGTTTGCCCTGACTGGGAAGGGCTGGCTGGGGGTGTTGCTGCCAAAGCCCCTTCAGatcagtgatttttttgttttgtttgttttgttttcgaggtaggatctcactctagctcaggctgaattggaattcactatgtagtctcagggtggccttgaactcatagcgatcctcctaccttctgcctcccgagttctgggattaaagatgggcaccaccacacccggctcagatcATTGATTTTTGAGCCCACTTAGGTGAAGAAGTGGCAGTTTCCTGAGTCAGGCACAGCTTCTGTTGCTCCTGGGTTGATCTGGGTTGTTCCTCTCACCTTACAGAGCAGAGAACCCTGCCGGCCATGGCTCTAAGGAGGTGAAAGGCAAAACTCACACTTACTATCAGGTGCTGATTGATGCCCGTGACTGTCCCCATATAGTAAGTAAGCAAGACTGCCAGACTGGGGTTCTCTCCATGGGAAAGGACTTTATCCCATCGGGAGGAGGAAATGGAGGGGTGGTAGTCAGATGGTTCATATCAGTTCTGGGCTGAAAGCCCTCAGGACTGGGTAGTGGCCAAGAAACCCTTGACTCACCTTTTGTTTTAGTCTCAGAGATCTCAGACAGAAGCTGTGACCTTCTTGGCTAACCACGATGACAGCCGAGCTCTCTATGCCATCCCAGGTAAGGAGTTAGCATCTAAATGGTGCCTGAGGGCAAGGTGTTCAGTGTGTTCTAGGCAGTGGGTTCTGAAGTGCTGTCATGGGCTGGATGGGATTAGGCTGCTGAGAGGAATAGTGCCAAGGCTGCCTCAAGTGGACGAGGCTGGGACACGCTGCCTCTCAGCCTTTCTTCTCTGCTCTGTGAATCTCACCATCTCTACTTCTCCTCGCCAGGCCTGGACTATGTCAGCCATGAAGACATCCTCCCCTACACCTCCACGGATCAGGTTCCTATCCAACATGAGCTCTTTGAAAGATTTCTTCTGTATGACCAGACAAAAGGTATTCTTTCTCAGAAAAGGAgaagggggctgggagatggcttaatggttaaaggcatttgcttgcaaagcctgctggcccaggtttgattctctagtacctatgtaaagccagatgcacgaagtagcacatgcatctaaagttcagtCATGGCAGCAACAGGCCCCGGCGCTCGCTCGCTGGCgctctctcagtaaataaataaaaacatttttaaaaagggacaCGGGAGTGGGAAGACCCCTAGCTGTAGGTCAGCAGCCTTTATCCTGTCACGTCAGAGGCTACTGTTTCCTTGCAGAGATCGACACTAAGGCTCGGGACTAATGAGAAGCTGCTTAAGATTGCTAGGTGGTAGCAGCTAGAGGTCTGAGAAATCCCAGTCTAGTTCCTTTTCCAAGATGTCACACCACTCCTCATAGCAGCTCTCTGCCTTCTGGCCTTGCTTTAGCTTCCTGTGTGGGTCTCTTCACCTACATGTCACTAGGAAGAAATTTCTAGGAGGGGCAGTTGGAGAGTAGATACCATGTCTGGTGACGTGTTGTCTCTTGTCCCAGCACCCCCTTTTGTGGCTCGGGAAACGCTGCGGGCCTGGCAAGAAAAGAATCACCCCTGGCTAGAGCTCTCTGATGTCCACCGGGAAACAACTGAGAACATACGTGTCACCGTCATCCCTTTCTACATGGGCATGAGGGTATGTGTCAGCCTTGCAGCAGGACCAGGCCGCAGATTCTGTGTGCTGTCTGAGGTGACGACTCGCATGGAGGGCGTCTAAATCGAAGCTCTTCCTTTGTGGTTCTGCCGCCAAGTGCTCGTGTGTTGTGTGGAGATGAGTGGCCTCCTAGCAGTGGCCTTCACTGTGACCTAGAGCGGGATATCCGTAGGACCCAGGAGACTCCCTGCtgactcttccttcttccctcggGTGCAGGAAGCCTTGGTTATGAAGAATGTCTACATACTTCCCCAAGTCAGTGTGCTTTGATCTGCACACTGGGTATATGGTTACAGTAGCCAAGTATTTTATTCATCTGCATCTTGCTTTATTCTAAGCTAGGCCTGTGAATACAAATTTAAGTGAACACTTCCTGCTTTTCAGAACTCAAGGGTCATAGGGGTAGTCAGCACCCGACACAGAATGGCAGTAGGAGATGGCTGTGGGGAGGATGGGGCTCAAGTGGCAGCGATGGGATCAGGGATGGCAGGGGGACTAGTGAGAAAGGTAGGAGCCCTGTGGTTGACTTCTGTTGGAGTTTTAATGCAGTAGGGGAGATGTGAGGGTCGGGAAGGATGCCAGGAggctgcttgtgtgtgtgtgtgcttggtggCTACAGGTCTGTCACCGTCGTTAGTCCACAGACAGGCACAGCTTGGTCAGTCTCTGCAATCTTTCAGGAGTACTTCTGCTTTACTGGAGGGGTTGGTTGGAGTATACTTGGTCTTGCCATCAAACCCTTTGTTTTCCCTTCTCCCACAGGAAGCCCAGAATTCCCACGTCTACTGGGTAAGTGTATCCCTCAGTGGAGCGGGTGCTCTGGAGGTGTCCCTGGGTGTCAGGTGTGGTAATGTGGCATTTACCACCAGGCTAAGATGGAGCCTGTGTAATGCAGATGCCAGCCTTGGTTGCTTTTCACTCTCCACCGAATTCTGGATGTGCTAGCAgaattctctgtttttttctcaaaaaaataaaaaaaataagccccACCCCTTCCCACAGTGGCGCTACTGTATCCGCTTGGAGAACCTGGACAGTGACGTGGTGCAGCTCCGGGAACGGCACTGGAGGATCTTCAGTCTCTCGGGCACCTTGGAGACAGTGCGAGGCCGAGGAGTGGTTGGCAGGGTGAGCACCACTGGCCACAGAGGCCCCGGTCTTGGTCTTGCCAGCTAGCCTGGGCGCTGGGAGCAGGCTTGCTCTTCCTCTGTAGTCAGACACAGAGGCTTCCTGTGTGAATGCATGGAAGGTAGTTAATGAGCCCGTGGTCCCATCACTGGTAAGTGTCAGGGCTGGGATCTattgtttttaactgctgagccgtctccccagggctgggatttaaATCCAAGTTGAGTGTGAAGTGAAAACTTAGGCACGCTCTGTTGAGCACCATCACCGTTTTCCCCACCAGCACTGGAAACTGAGACCAAGGGTCTGTGCTCAGTAGGGAAGCATTCCACTACccaactacatccccagccagtATATCTTAAAAACATGAATTTgggggaggatcagaagtttaacgttatcctcagctacatagccagtccaagaccagcctgggctacataagaccctgcctcaaaaaaaaaaaaaaaaaaaaaaaaataggtgtggtggcatacatttttaattccagcacttgggaggcagagctaggagattgctgtgagttcaaggccactgtgaggctacatagtgaattccaggtcagcctgggctacagcaagtccctaccttgaaaaactaaaaagcaaaaaaaagtaagatagagagtaattgaggaagatacctcaTTGTTGGCCTCTGGCCTACATGCACACTTGTATACACATAtgctatacatacacatgccataAAATAGTgcttgagccaagcatggtggcacatacctttaatcccagaagctgaagcaggaagatcattgTGCATCCAAGGCCAGCTTAGGCCACATCGCaggactaaaaataaattttttttaaaaaaattatttatttatttatttgagagcgacagacacagagagaaagacagatagagggagagagagagaatgggcacgctagggcttccagcctctgcaaacgaactccagatgcgtgcgcccccttgtgcatctggctaacgtgggacctggggaaccgagcctcaaactggggttcttaggcttcacaggcaagcgcttaaccgctaagccatctctccagccctaaaaataaattttattttattttatttattatttattgttttggtttttcgaggtagagtctcactgtagcccaggctgacctggaatttactatggagtctgtgggtagcctcgaactcacagcaatcctcctacctgtacctcccgagtgctgggattaaaggcatgcaccaccacgcctggctcaaattttatttttttatacaatttttttattagagagagaatgagtgcaccagggcctctagcctctgcaaatgacctccagatgtatgtgccatcatgtggatctggcttatgtgggaactggggaatctaacctgggtccttaggcttcacaggcaagtgccttaaccgctaagccatctctccagcatgaaaaataaattttaaaagggctgagcatggtagtgcatgcctttaatcccagcacttagaggcagaggtaggaggaccaccaagaGTTCATGgctaccttgagaatacatagtgagttctaggtgagcctgggtaagagcaagatcctaccttgaaagatcccccccaaaaaaaagaaagaaagaaagaaaagaaaagaaaagaaaagaaaagaaaagaaaagaaaagaaaaaaaagactcagaAATGGGACAGTAAGAGAGTTTGCTCTTAATGAGAGAGTAACCATGAGGCCTCTCATCTGGAGACTgccaagttcagctccccagaacccacatcaaaacCTGg
This is a stretch of genomic DNA from Jaculus jaculus isolate mJacJac1 chromosome 9, mJacJac1.mat.Y.cur, whole genome shotgun sequence. It encodes these proteins:
- the Poldip2 gene encoding polymerase delta-interacting protein 2, yielding MAGCAARRALAVGSRWWSRSLSAARGSRPLCAAGGAGTFPPVVVTTTTRRHLSSRNRAEGKVLETVGVFEVPKQNGKYETGQLFLHSVFGYRGVVLFPWQARLYDRDVASAAPEKAENPAGHGSKEVKGKTHTYYQVLIDARDCPHISQRSQTEAVTFLANHDDSRALYAIPGLDYVSHEDILPYTSTDQVPIQHELFERFLLYDQTKAPPFVARETLRAWQEKNHPWLELSDVHRETTENIRVTVIPFYMGMREAQNSHVYWWRYCIRLENLDSDVVQLRERHWRIFSLSGTLETVRGRGVVGREPVLSKEQPAFQYSSHVSLQASSGHMWGTFRFERPDGSHFDVRIPPFSLESNKDEKTPPSGLHW